Proteins encoded by one window of Culicoides brevitarsis isolate CSIRO-B50_1 chromosome 2, AGI_CSIRO_Cbre_v1, whole genome shotgun sequence:
- the LOC134829197 gene encoding homeobox protein araucan-like: MSTTNIDEQNGNQCSNNLIYGAGYDLAARRKNATRESTATLKAWLNEHKKNPYPTKGEKIMLAIITKMTLTQVSTWFANARRRLKKENKMTWEPKNKTDDDDDAMVSDDEKDKDDLMDKDRDHKDSMHRVKSEHDKEDDEDDLTDDERRVHHEMLGHHNAAMAHHHPYYHHSMFNHHLKQEMDPKNQSGSDCGVPIPASKPKIWSLADTAACKTPPPSMHHHLNQHQQQQSQPNPHQTQGMYNHPQENPWMTNNNMASYHPSQQQQQQMHQQQMHYQQHQQGTQSPTAGNPMQMMTQLVAGATPMSTNNTQQPNMQNMQTTQDTTTIGHHQTHGNMQTAGMMNSYDNSPYSRNPQQYAGFPSQTQYNNNNPMTAPMNLNQRSPSHQNQHPNNSQQPPSSMGFPEVQTDTPPQTPPNMKVPNLTTLTTTGTCFNNSNSNSNSTRGNSSSPAPASYIGNFRMSSTANNNIEPQKRTSSTEYNNNNNNSDLTNSFKPFFNKTNQQMNGFVSPV; encoded by the exons ATGAGCACAACTAACATCGACGAACAAAATGGAAATCAATGTAGTaacaatttaat ATATGGAGCTGGTTATGATTTAGCTGCTCGACGTAAAAATGCGACGCGCGAATCAACAGCAACACTTAAAGCGTGGCTCAATGAACACAAGAAGAATCCGTATCCAACGAAAGGCGAGAAGATCATGTTGgcaattatcacaaaaatgacaTTGACGCAAGTGTCAACGTGGTTCGCGAATGCTCGGAGACGACTAAAAAAGGAGAACAAAATGACATGGGAGCCTAAAAATAAGAcagatgatgacgacgatgccATGGTATCTGACGACGAAAAGGACAAAGACGATCTTATGGATAAGGATCGGGACCATAAAG ATTCTATGCACCGCGTGAAATCCGAGCATGATAAAGAGGATGACGAAGATGATTTGACAGATGATGAGCGACGAGTTCATCACGAAATGTTGGGTCATCATAACGCAGCGATGGCACACCATCATCCGTATTACCATCATTCGATGTTTAACCATCATTTAAAACAGGAGATGGATCCAAAAAACCAATCAGGGAGCGACTGTGGCGTACCAATTCCAGCATCAAAGCCGAAAATTTGGAGCTTGGCGGACACAGCCGCTTGCAAAACTCCTCCGCCATCAATGCATCATCACTTGAATCAACATCAGCAACAGCAATCGCAACCGAATCCGCATCAAACACAGGGAATGTACAATCATCCGCAGGAAAATCCATGGATGACAAACAACAATATGGCAAGTTATCATCcgtcgcagcagcagcaacaacaaatgcATCAGCAACAAATGCACTATCAGCAACATCAGCAGGGAACGCAATCGCCTACAGCGGGCAATCCTATGCAAATGATGACACAACTCGTCGCTGGAGCTACTCCAATGTCTACCAACAACACGCAGCAGCCCAATATGCAGAATATGCAAACAACCCAGGATACAACTACTATTGGGCATCATCAAACCCACGGCAATATGCAAACAGCTGGCATGATGAACAGCTACGACAATTCTCCCTATTCCCGGAATCCTCAGCAATACGCGGGGTTTCCGTCCCAAACAcagtacaacaacaacaatcctATGACAGCGCCCATGAATCTCAATCAGAGATCGCCGTCGCATCAGAATCAACATCCAAACAACAGTCAACAACCGCCGTCGTCGATGGGGTTTCCCGAAGTGCAAACAGATACGCCGCCCCAAACGCCGCCGAATATGAAAGTTCCCAATCTAACTACGCTCACTACGACAGGTACATGTTTCAATAATAGCAACAGCAATAGCAATAGTACACGCGGAAATTCATCATCTCCAGCGCCCGCATCGTACATTGGCAATTTTCGAATGTCCTCAACCGCAAATAACAACATTGAACCGCAGAAAAGGACCTCTTCTACCGaatataacaacaataataacaacagtGATTTAACCAACTCGTTCAAaccatttttcaacaaaac cAACCAACAAATGAACGGATTCGTTTCCCCTGTCTAA